One window of uncultured Campylobacter sp. genomic DNA carries:
- a CDS encoding glycosyltransferase family 2 protein, protein MEESAFKPAFLLPYFNHPARIAELVSALAPIAPVLIVDDGSDEASKSALKGLAAQIYARTQNGGKGAAVCDGLAWAKELGFTHAFQIDADFQHDVSRCEEFLAFAARKPAALICAAPVYDESAPKSRLHGRKIMNFWCVINTLSHRIKDAICGFRIYPLEEIVPLLPRTKSRRMGFDAEILILAVRAGLEIKWLDLAVRYDAGGVSHFAPFRDNFGISLMHARLFCELPLWLAKRALKRACDKFKKRGLQEASQQSANEILQELAGQNLCSDARRDSCKGAKKEMGGGADEKAGTEKYGDKAAAQSSQAENSAQSSLVKASSQHAAAKDGRDG, encoded by the coding sequence GTGGAAGAATCTGCCTTTAAGCCCGCGTTTTTGCTGCCCTACTTCAACCACCCCGCGCGCATCGCCGAGCTCGTAAGCGCCCTAGCGCCCATCGCGCCCGTGCTAATCGTGGACGACGGTAGCGACGAGGCGAGCAAAAGCGCGCTAAAGGGGCTTGCGGCTCAAATTTACGCCCGCACGCAAAACGGCGGTAAAGGTGCTGCCGTGTGCGACGGGCTGGCGTGGGCGAAGGAGCTTGGATTTACGCACGCCTTTCAGATAGACGCGGATTTTCAGCACGACGTAAGCAGGTGCGAGGAGTTTTTGGCGTTTGCGGCGCGCAAGCCAGCCGCGCTGATCTGCGCCGCGCCAGTGTATGACGAAAGCGCGCCCAAATCCCGCCTGCACGGACGCAAGATAATGAACTTTTGGTGCGTAATCAACACCCTTTCGCACCGCATAAAAGACGCGATATGCGGCTTTAGAATTTACCCGCTAGAGGAGATCGTGCCGCTTCTGCCTCGCACTAAGAGCCGCAGGATGGGCTTTGATGCCGAAATTTTAATCCTAGCCGTGCGGGCGGGGCTAGAGATAAAATGGCTCGATCTGGCTGTGCGCTACGATGCGGGCGGAGTGAGCCACTTCGCGCCGTTTCGAGATAATTTTGGAATTTCGCTGATGCACGCGAGGCTATTTTGCGAGCTTCCGCTTTGGCTTGCAAAAAGGGCGCTAAAGCGCGCCTGCGATAAATTTAAAAAGCGCGGCTTGCAGGAGGCTTCGCAGCAAAGCGCGAACGAAATTTTACAAGAGCTAGCAGGGCAAAACCTTTGCAGCGACGCGCGGCGCGATAGTTGCAAAGGTGCGAAAAAAGAGATGGGCGGCGGCGCAGACGAAAAAGCTGGTACCGAAAAATACGGCGACAAAGCCGCAGCGCAAAGCTCACAGGCGGAAAATTCAGCGCAAAGTTCGCTCGTAAAAGCCTCGTCGCAACATGCCGCCGCAAAGGACGGGCGCGATGGCTAA
- a CDS encoding AMP-binding protein, with product MLKNLINSLKPYGCEILSAAAIARDLAKTGCKQSEAASLKGAENSSRSANFNDAENSSGGTDTAHATQTARTQEQKNAPMIEIYGEDAAEFIAFFFGAMIAGFAPVLLREPKFSGEFHLGGDVKIPNLAAAQNLDEFSFHDLENISSCDTEKSAPKISSKNVPQNHAPCEQKAVSLHLLRADQKFYIKTSGSTGEAKNIEKSLRDMVLEAEFLVERFGLCANDRFLSGVSHQNMFGLTFSIFVPLLSGSCTQKGGLNYPEIILAADLAGAVLISSPTVLGALCEHADAANIAPLSTIFSAGAPLSLAIRDRLAALSSARIVDIYGSSETGVIACNEGAGLKKFAPVSVHIRTDIDSNGAAKRESKPFDPAASSCDENFAAKPKTSRVGEQNADGQDTNRLGEQASKFNADISDKTAADQKNSPALIAATKHDDKFTQTEGLCDKFAAKRPADQFSQTGEFTISSPWCERFESRDFGYVRADEITLLGRGDRTVKINENRVSLDLLEAKLRSHEFIGECRIDLHPQRDRAVALIKLSERGEQAFRAGGKKGVTDELKAFLKPEFGAILRYFKIVSKLPFNEQGKLSKKDFLSALQRYEVPVFERNAENEFRAKVRASDFYFDGHFAKFALVPAFMQLRFVLICAKALGYELDGMQKIENLKFTNFIRPGDEISIKITEASGKLRFEISNDKVCASGRICL from the coding sequence ATGTTAAAAAATTTGATTAATTCTTTGAAGCCTTACGGGTGCGAAATCCTTTCTGCGGCGGCTATTGCGCGCGATTTAGCAAAAACGGGGTGCAAGCAGAGCGAAGCGGCAAGCTTAAAAGGCGCGGAAAATTCTAGCAGAAGCGCAAATTTCAATGACGCAGAAAATTCTAGCGGCGGTACAGATACCGCGCACGCCACGCAAACGGCGCGGACGCAAGAGCAAAAAAATGCGCCGATGATCGAAATTTACGGCGAAGACGCGGCAGAGTTCATCGCGTTTTTTTTCGGTGCGATGATTGCGGGCTTTGCGCCAGTGCTGTTGCGAGAGCCTAAATTTAGCGGCGAATTTCATCTAGGCGGCGACGTGAAAATTCCAAATCTCGCCGCAGCGCAAAATTTAGACGAATTCAGTTTCCATGATTTAGAAAACATTTCGTCTTGCGATACCGAAAAATCTGCGCCTAAAATTTCATCTAAAAACGTGCCGCAAAATCACGCGCCGTGCGAGCAAAAGGCTGTTTCTTTGCACCTACTGCGCGCCGATCAAAAATTTTATATCAAAACTTCGGGCTCTACGGGCGAGGCGAAAAATATCGAAAAAAGCCTGCGCGATATGGTTTTGGAGGCGGAATTTTTGGTAGAAAGATTCGGCCTTTGCGCAAACGATCGATTTTTATCGGGCGTCTCGCACCAAAATATGTTCGGTCTCACATTTAGCATCTTCGTGCCGCTGCTTAGCGGCTCGTGCACGCAAAAAGGCGGCCTAAACTACCCTGAAATCATCCTTGCAGCCGATCTTGCGGGCGCCGTGCTGATCAGCTCGCCCACGGTGCTCGGCGCGCTGTGCGAGCACGCAGATGCCGCAAACATAGCGCCTTTGAGCACCATTTTTAGCGCGGGCGCGCCGCTAAGTCTTGCGATCCGAGATAGGTTGGCAGCGCTTAGTAGTGCCCGCATCGTCGATATTTACGGCTCCAGCGAAACGGGCGTGATCGCCTGCAACGAGGGCGCGGGACTTAAAAAATTCGCTCCCGTTAGCGTGCATATCCGCACGGATATTGATAGCAACGGTGCGGCAAAACGCGAGAGCAAGCCCTTCGATCCTGCGGCAAGCTCTTGCGACGAAAATTTTGCGGCAAAGCCTAAAACGAGCCGTGTGGGCGAGCAAAATGCGGACGGGCAAGACACAAACCGCTTGGGCGAGCAGGCGTCTAAATTTAATGCGGACATTAGCGATAAAACCGCAGCCGATCAGAAAAACAGCCCCGCACTGATCGCCGCGACCAAACACGACGATAAATTTACGCAAACAGAGGGGCTTTGCGATAAATTTGCGGCAAAGCGGCCCGCCGACCAATTTTCGCAAACGGGCGAGTTTACGATCAGCTCGCCTTGGTGTGAGCGCTTCGAAAGCCGCGATTTCGGCTATGTGCGCGCAGACGAGATCACGCTTTTGGGGCGCGGCGACCGCACCGTAAAGATCAACGAAAACCGCGTGAGCCTCGATTTGCTCGAAGCCAAGCTTCGCTCGCACGAATTTATCGGCGAATGCAGGATCGATCTGCACCCGCAGCGCGACCGCGCCGTAGCTCTTATCAAGCTTAGCGAGCGTGGCGAGCAGGCGTTTCGCGCAGGCGGCAAAAAGGGCGTCACAGACGAGCTAAAGGCCTTTTTAAAGCCCGAATTTGGCGCGATTTTGCGTTACTTTAAGATCGTAAGCAAGCTGCCTTTTAACGAGCAGGGCAAGCTAAGCAAAAAGGACTTTTTAAGCGCTCTGCAGCGCTACGAGGTGCCCGTTTTCGAGCGGAACGCGGAGAATGAGTTTCGCGCGAAGGTGCGCGCCAGCGACTTTTATTTTGACGGACACTTTGCGAAATTTGCGCTGGTGCCCGCGTTTATGCAGCTTCGCTTCGTATTGATCTGCGCAAAAGCCCTCGGCTACGAGCTGGACGGCATGCAAAAGATAGAAAATTTAAAATTTACGAATTTCATCCGCCCGGGCGATGAAATTTCAATCAAAATCACCGAGGCAAGCGGCAAGCTCCGCTTTGAAATTTCAAACGACAAGGTCTGCGCCAGTGGAAGAATCTGCCTTTAA
- a CDS encoding DNA gyrase subunit B: MRRAIFLKTATVILSVFYPFGLYFLHGGARVCLLVAMSALWGARAVFESKDRAIKGASAAFFALCALFGSGTLAYLYPLIINFSLAALFALSLRSTPAITRLALLKQPGLNERGRVYTRKLTEVWLGFFVLNGLLSAALLLPRDKIYWSVYCGAISYVLIGALIGGEMIFRKFYVKKFD, from the coding sequence TTGCGACGAGCGATATTTTTAAAAACAGCTACCGTAATTTTAAGCGTGTTTTACCCTTTCGGCCTCTATTTTTTGCACGGCGGCGCGCGAGTCTGCTTGCTTGTGGCGATGAGCGCGCTATGGGGAGCGCGAGCTGTTTTTGAAAGTAAAGATCGCGCTATTAAGGGCGCGAGCGCGGCATTTTTTGCGTTGTGTGCCCTTTTTGGCAGTGGAACGCTTGCGTATCTGTATCCGCTCATAATAAATTTCTCGCTCGCGGCGCTTTTTGCGCTCAGCCTAAGATCGACGCCTGCGATCACGCGCCTAGCGCTTCTGAAGCAGCCAGGTCTCAACGAGCGCGGCCGCGTCTACACGCGCAAGCTGACCGAAGTTTGGCTCGGATTTTTCGTGCTAAACGGCCTACTTAGCGCGGCGCTGCTGCTACCGCGAGATAAAATTTATTGGAGCGTTTATTGCGGCGCGATCTCATACGTCCTCATCGGCGCGCTGATCGGCGGCGAGATGATTTTTAGGAAATTTTATGTTAAAAAATTTGATTAA
- a CDS encoding acyl carrier protein, which yields MSKDEIFEILKKALVELFEIDESKVVPEAKIYEDLQIDSIDAIDLVDYVKKNTGYKLMPDDFKNIQTLGDIVDAVAAKLDQGASGETTTGGES from the coding sequence ATGAGTAAAGATGAAATTTTTGAAATTTTAAAAAAGGCGCTCGTGGAGCTTTTCGAGATTGACGAGAGCAAGGTCGTGCCGGAGGCTAAAATTTACGAGGATCTGCAGATCGACAGCATCGACGCGATCGATCTGGTCGATTACGTCAAGAAAAACACCGGCTATAAGCTGATGCCCGATGATTTTAAAAACATCCAAACCCTTGGCGACATCGTGGATGCCGTAGCAGCGAAGCTCGATCAAGGCGCGAGCGGAGAGACTACTACGGGCGGCGAGAGTTAA
- a CDS encoding phosphopantetheine-binding protein, with product MNEEILELKELIISGLNLEDVAPGDINDDEPLFGDGLGLDSVDALELGLLVQKKYGIVLNSKTQNLKQIFSSVASLAQYIAENRSKNE from the coding sequence GTGAACGAAGAAATTTTGGAACTTAAGGAGCTGATCATTTCGGGGCTAAACCTCGAAGACGTCGCGCCAGGCGACATAAATGACGATGAGCCGCTTTTTGGCGACGGGCTCGGGCTAGATTCGGTCGATGCGCTGGAGCTCGGGCTTTTGGTGCAGAAAAAATACGGCATCGTGCTTAACTCAAAAACCCAAAATTTAAAGCAAATTTTCTCATCCGTTGCGTCTTTGGCGCAATACATCGCCGAAAATAGGAGTAAAAATGAGTAA
- a CDS encoding lysophospholipid acyltransferase family protein, translating to MKQVNPIRRKLKQIGIALSFASFGTLCMIGNLLFLPVALLQLNRIEAVRNFVRDFIMISWRIFLLLARLYGSIGVNWRFKLPPGGTLIIANHPSLLDVVIFLAHVRRANCVVKESLCKNPFLSAAIAAAGYIPNTGSEAMIDACRSALERGESLIIFPEGTRTADRIAMHKAAFYIAINFAKNMNCVAIKMDPKSLKKGQVWYDTPEVRMKYDLYELCALDLTGFEPDRPNPIRVRKLYEKISNLYEKENL from the coding sequence ATGAAGCAGGTAAATCCGATAAGGCGCAAGCTTAAACAGATCGGCATCGCGTTATCCTTCGCAAGCTTCGGCACGCTGTGTATGATAGGCAACCTACTCTTTCTCCCCGTAGCGCTGCTGCAGCTAAACCGCATAGAGGCCGTGCGAAATTTCGTGCGCGATTTTATAATGATCTCGTGGCGCATATTTTTGCTGCTCGCGCGACTTTACGGTAGCATCGGCGTGAACTGGCGCTTCAAGCTCCCGCCCGGCGGCACTCTCATCATTGCAAACCACCCCAGCCTGCTTGATGTGGTGATCTTTTTGGCTCACGTGCGGCGCGCAAACTGCGTAGTCAAGGAAAGCCTGTGCAAAAACCCCTTCCTCTCCGCCGCTATCGCAGCCGCGGGCTACATCCCAAACACCGGCTCGGAAGCGATGATAGATGCGTGTCGCAGCGCCCTTGAGCGAGGAGAAAGCCTGATCATCTTCCCGGAGGGTACGCGCACCGCGGATCGCATCGCCATGCACAAAGCGGCGTTTTACATCGCGATAAATTTCGCAAAAAATATGAATTGCGTCGCGATAAAAATGGATCCTAAAAGCCTAAAAAAAGGACAAGTATGGTACGATACGCCCGAGGTTCGGATGAAATACGACCTCTACGAGCTGTGCGCGCTGGATCTAACGGGCTTTGAGCCGGATCGCCCAAACCCGATCCGAGTGCGCAAACTCTATGAAAAAATATCAAATCTATATGAAAAGGAGAATCTGTGA
- a CDS encoding beta-ketoacyl synthase chain length factor, with amino-acid sequence MQNELSFGISYASAIISGEPAEFYKNLAACSDGISDVSLGGNSDLACDTDQNFTYDFTANSTQDFTDISDCEQNSINSANFAVCENNKSAGCDLTAESFIENFTKRGSELGLKQEAVASKFSSARTFDCSSEKAAELYKNFAARESEALQNSLVENLKISAHARLKDEILALEALKKKPALAHIPPLQRRRLGLGAKLCISLLGEISQNAPQSLAEKGSLNPASQNLDASKSRTAAQNPLSQDFSSENSLNFMPQNLNSTQQDFTNENSLNSTRQNFKTNERSETCDHAMQSSATQREGLPLVFCSRLGEINRCFSLLGSMSESVSPSSFCVSVLNAIAAQNAIFTQNHAEISTISAACALENGAIIAAARLKESAENSGSEQDANEDGKDGKCKSDNDKIALLCYFEEANNDYMKRCDFACALLLVLQRGDDVQIEISPHVVDATTQSIEAQNPKPRAENEILRSFKEGGEIPLDTAVEFLAKILSGKREWRSSDGVLDYLWRIKDPAKIAAFLRQDRER; translated from the coding sequence TTGCAAAATGAACTAAGCTTCGGCATATCTTACGCAAGCGCGATAATTTCGGGCGAGCCGGCGGAGTTTTATAAAAATCTCGCCGCTTGCTCGGACGGAATTTCCGATGTAAGCTTAGGCGGAAATTCCGATCTCGCTTGCGATACGGATCAAAATTTTACGTATGATTTTACGGCAAATTCTACGCAAGATTTTACAGATATTTCGGACTGCGAGCAAAATTCTATAAATTCTGCAAATTTTGCAGTGTGCGAAAATAACAAAAGCGCAGGTTGCGACCTTACCGCAGAGAGTTTTATTGAAAATTTTACCAAGCGTGGCTCGGAGCTGGGATTAAAACAAGAAGCGGTTGCATCTAAATTTAGCTCCGCGCGCACTTTTGATTGCAGCTCCGAAAAGGCGGCGGAGCTTTACAAAAATTTCGCTGCGCGCGAGAGCGAGGCTTTACAAAATAGCCTCGTAGAAAATTTAAAAATTTCTGCTCACGCCCGCTTAAAAGATGAAATTTTAGCGCTCGAAGCTTTAAAGAAAAAGCCAGCTCTTGCGCACATCCCGCCGTTGCAACGCCGCCGCTTGGGACTTGGGGCGAAACTTTGCATCTCGCTTTTAGGCGAAATTTCGCAAAATGCGCCGCAGAGTTTAGCCGAGAAGGGCTCCTTAAATCCTGCGTCGCAAAATTTAGACGCGAGCAAAAGCCGCACCGCCGCGCAAAATCCATTGTCGCAAGATTTTTCAAGCGAAAATTCTTTAAATTTTATGCCGCAAAATTTAAATTCGACGCAGCAAGATTTCACAAATGAAAATTCTTTAAATTCGACAAGGCAAAATTTCAAAACGAACGAACGCTCGGAAACCTGCGATCATGCGATGCAAAGCTCCGCGACGCAGCGCGAAGGGCTGCCGCTCGTCTTTTGCTCGCGCCTGGGCGAGATCAACCGCTGTTTTAGCCTGCTCGGCTCGATGAGCGAAAGCGTCTCGCCTTCGAGCTTTTGCGTCAGCGTACTCAACGCGATCGCGGCGCAAAATGCGATTTTTACGCAAAACCATGCCGAAATTTCGACGATCTCCGCGGCGTGCGCGCTCGAAAACGGCGCAATAATCGCCGCTGCAAGGCTGAAAGAAAGCGCGGAAAATTCCGGCTCCGAGCAGGATGCAAACGAAGATGGTAAGGACGGCAAATGCAAGTCGGATAACGATAAAATCGCCCTGCTCTGCTATTTTGAGGAGGCAAATAACGACTATATGAAGCGCTGCGACTTTGCCTGCGCCCTACTTCTGGTGCTTCAGCGCGGAGATGACGTGCAGATCGAAATTTCGCCGCACGTTGTGGACGCGACGACACAGAGCATAGAGGCACAAAATCCAAAACCGCGAGCCGAGAATGAAATTTTACGAAGCTTTAAAGAGGGCGGCGAGATCCCGCTAGATACCGCGGTGGAATTTTTGGCTAAAATCCTCTCCGGCAAGCGAGAATGGCGCAGTAGCGACGGGGTTTTGGACTATCTTTGGCGCATCAAAGATCCCGCCAAAATCGCAGCTTTTTTAAGGCAAGATCGTGAGCGTTAA
- a CDS encoding excinuclease ABC subunit A → MKKFLFFVVATLFVANAAYAKNDVVRFPIAAALAEPDAKAKLDPNIKFYFGNKSAGRKITQQLSSNKKTNSINKTDQAACNRAFLSALLSFQDRAKKEGGNKVVNITSYYYKNVFVSDKEFECGVGTIMSGVTLRGYIAK, encoded by the coding sequence ATGAAAAAATTTCTATTTTTCGTAGTTGCGACGCTTTTCGTCGCTAATGCGGCTTATGCCAAAAACGATGTCGTGCGCTTCCCGATCGCTGCGGCACTTGCAGAGCCAGACGCTAAAGCCAAGCTCGATCCGAACATAAAATTCTACTTCGGTAACAAATCTGCAGGCAGAAAGATCACGCAGCAACTAAGCTCGAACAAAAAAACAAACAGCATCAATAAGACCGATCAAGCCGCATGCAACCGTGCGTTTTTATCGGCGCTGCTTAGCTTTCAAGATCGCGCTAAAAAAGAGGGCGGCAATAAGGTCGTCAATATCACGAGCTATTATTACAAAAACGTTTTCGTAAGCGACAAAGAGTTTGAATGCGGCGTAGGCACGATAATGAGCGGTGTCACGTTAAGAGGCTACATTGCAAAATGA
- a CDS encoding beta-ketoacyl-ACP synthase, whose protein sequence is MLNRVVITGFGNVCAFGRDWASIKQNLAQQKSAVVYMSEWDIFGEELNTRLGAPIPNYAPPAHWSRKDTRSMGKVAMFGVDAANEALADAGLLEDERIKDGRMGVAAGSCSGDAKATGEVIDILHGKDSTFNANSYVKMMPHTVAANIAIYYGLKGRLIPTSSACTSASQAIGYSYEAIKFGLADMMLAGGADELHPSQAFVFDKLYATSCKNDTPTLSPAPFDIARDGLVLGEGGAMFVLESLESALARGAKIHAEIVGFGTTCDGTHITRPQSETMRAAMQLALKDAAISPDLIGHVNAHATATKQGDVAESAATHEIFGSQMPVSSYKGYLGHTLGACGTLESFISVMMMNEGLFYPNLNLRDIDPQCAPLRYLTKPQEIKTDYVMNNNFAFGGVNTSLIFKKFID, encoded by the coding sequence ATGTTAAATAGAGTAGTTATTACGGGTTTTGGCAACGTCTGTGCATTCGGACGGGACTGGGCGAGCATAAAGCAGAATTTGGCGCAGCAAAAAAGCGCCGTAGTTTATATGAGCGAATGGGATATCTTCGGCGAGGAGCTAAACACTAGGCTGGGCGCGCCGATACCGAATTATGCGCCGCCCGCGCACTGGAGCCGCAAAGATACCCGCTCGATGGGCAAGGTAGCGATGTTCGGCGTTGATGCTGCGAATGAGGCTCTGGCGGATGCGGGTCTTTTAGAGGATGAGCGCATAAAGGACGGTCGTATGGGCGTCGCAGCGGGTAGCTGTAGCGGCGATGCAAAGGCTACTGGCGAGGTCATAGATATTTTGCATGGCAAGGATAGCACCTTCAACGCCAACTCCTACGTCAAGATGATGCCTCACACCGTCGCTGCAAATATCGCGATCTACTACGGACTAAAAGGCAGGCTCATACCTACGAGCTCTGCGTGCACGAGCGCATCTCAAGCGATCGGCTACTCCTACGAAGCGATAAAATTTGGCCTTGCGGATATGATGCTAGCAGGCGGCGCGGACGAGCTGCACCCAAGCCAGGCATTCGTATTTGATAAACTCTACGCGACAAGCTGCAAAAACGACACCCCTACCCTCAGCCCCGCGCCGTTTGATATAGCGCGCGACGGGCTGGTTTTGGGCGAAGGCGGCGCTATGTTCGTGCTAGAAAGCCTCGAAAGCGCACTTGCGCGCGGCGCTAAAATTCACGCCGAGATAGTGGGCTTCGGCACGACCTGCGACGGCACGCATATCACCCGCCCACAGAGTGAGACTATGCGCGCGGCGATGCAGCTGGCGCTCAAAGACGCCGCCATTTCGCCAGATCTCATCGGGCATGTAAACGCCCATGCTACGGCGACCAAGCAGGGCGATGTCGCGGAATCTGCTGCAACGCATGAAATTTTCGGCTCGCAAATGCCGGTGAGCTCTTATAAAGGCTATTTGGGTCATACTTTGGGCGCGTGCGGGACGCTGGAGAGTTTCATCTCGGTGATGATGATGAATGAGGGGCTATTCTATCCGAATCTAAATTTACGTGATATCGATCCGCAGTGCGCGCCGCTTAGATACCTCACGAAGCCGCAGGAGATAAAGACGGACTATGTTATGAATAACAACTTTGCTTTCGGCGGCGTGAACACCTCTTTGATTTTTAAAAAATTTATCGACTAA
- the fabG gene encoding 3-oxoacyl-ACP reductase FabG: MVKRILITGASGGIGEACALNLAQKSYGLALNGRNEAKLNDVAKRCLDAGAAEVQILKFDVADTAAAQEQIEADIEANGAYWGIVLNAGITRDNSFVWFEREDWQSVIDTNLGGFYNVLKPALMPMIRAKKGGRIVVMSSVSGIAGNRGQSNYAASKGGLIAAAKSLAIELASRKITVNVVAPGLIKTAMSEGINEAASEQILSAIPLGRIGEPSEVAHLVEFLLSENSAYITKEVIKIDGGLC, encoded by the coding sequence ATGGTTAAGAGAATTTTAATTACCGGAGCAAGCGGCGGTATCGGCGAGGCGTGCGCGTTAAATTTAGCGCAAAAGAGCTACGGCTTGGCGTTAAATGGGCGCAACGAAGCAAAGCTTAATGACGTAGCGAAACGCTGCTTGGACGCGGGCGCAGCGGAAGTTCAAATTTTAAAATTTGACGTTGCAGACACTGCCGCGGCGCAGGAGCAGATCGAAGCAGACATAGAGGCAAACGGCGCATACTGGGGCATCGTGCTAAATGCGGGCATCACGCGGGATAACTCCTTCGTATGGTTCGAACGCGAGGATTGGCAAAGCGTGATAGATACGAATTTAGGCGGGTTTTATAACGTCCTAAAGCCTGCGCTGATGCCGATGATCCGTGCCAAAAAGGGCGGGCGTATCGTGGTGATGAGCTCGGTTAGCGGAATTGCCGGCAACCGCGGCCAGAGCAACTACGCCGCTAGCAAAGGAGGTCTAATCGCTGCGGCAAAATCCCTGGCGATAGAGCTTGCAAGTCGCAAGATCACGGTAAACGTGGTAGCTCCCGGGCTCATCAAAACGGCGATGAGCGAAGGTATAAACGAAGCTGCAAGCGAGCAAATTTTAAGCGCAATCCCGCTAGGCCGCATCGGCGAGCCGAGCGAGGTGGCGCATTTGGTGGAGTTTTTACTAAGCGAAAATTCCGCATACATTACAAAAGAGGTTATTAAAATAGACGGTGGATTATGTTAA
- a CDS encoding beta-ketoacyl synthase N-terminal-like domain-containing protein, translated as MTQYLSNPGLICAGANSAAELFSALCEKRSALQKLSVCGKNFIFGRVDTPLPRIKDRAYATRTNALALYACLGAQEQIEQAVQKFGAHRVGVVFATTNTGVQENYAEFFACGKDAGNSISQDGESSAPCSEISAMNGENFARISKAANDKFKNFCFERNSHANPANFIREHFGLKSVAIGVSSACTSGNKALIEASRLICAGLCDAVVFGGADALDELTLQGFSALEILSEQPLKPFSEARSGTNLGEGACAFVLSRERISDVAFLAHAANSDAYHITKPDPGARMQITAIKTALKSAQLQGVDYVNLHGTGTAANDAMEALAMSAALPLTPASSSKWAIGHTLGAAGAIELAVCYEAIRQGVIPPNFTNDKIWGGSEAEIFRGAQARHGEQNDEILNSASDQILCSSGGEILQNAQGEISKSGADEILAASKAMQGTDDKILKYAADQTSQTSEIQAALSKFNLACEAKKARVDTAMNLNFAFGGDNAVTIIGRV; from the coding sequence ATGACGCAGTATCTAAGTAACCCCGGGCTCATCTGCGCGGGCGCAAACAGCGCCGCAGAGCTTTTTAGCGCGCTGTGCGAGAAGAGATCCGCGCTGCAAAAGCTTAGCGTCTGCGGTAAAAATTTCATTTTCGGGCGCGTGGATACGCCGCTGCCGAGGATCAAAGATCGCGCCTACGCCACGCGCACGAACGCTCTGGCGCTTTACGCCTGCCTCGGCGCGCAAGAGCAAATAGAGCAAGCCGTGCAAAAATTCGGCGCGCACCGCGTAGGAGTTGTGTTTGCGACCACCAATACCGGCGTGCAGGAAAATTATGCGGAATTTTTCGCTTGCGGCAAAGACGCGGGAAATTCTATCTCGCAAGACGGCGAGAGCTCCGCGCCGTGCAGTGAGATTTCTGCGATGAACGGCGAAAATTTCGCCAGAATTTCAAAAGCCGCAAACGATAAATTTAAAAACTTCTGCTTCGAGCGCAACTCTCACGCAAATCCCGCAAATTTTATCCGCGAACATTTCGGGCTAAAATCCGTCGCGATTGGAGTTTCGAGCGCGTGTACCAGCGGAAACAAAGCTCTCATCGAAGCTTCGCGCCTCATCTGCGCGGGACTTTGTGACGCGGTCGTATTCGGCGGCGCCGACGCACTCGACGAGCTCACGCTGCAGGGCTTTAGCGCGCTTGAAATTTTAAGCGAGCAGCCGCTAAAGCCGTTTTCAGAGGCGCGATCAGGCACAAATCTGGGCGAAGGAGCCTGCGCATTCGTGCTTTCGCGCGAGCGCATAAGCGACGTTGCGTTTTTAGCTCACGCAGCAAACTCCGACGCCTACCACATCACCAAGCCTGATCCCGGCGCGCGCATGCAGATCACGGCGATCAAAACCGCGCTAAAATCGGCACAGCTGCAAGGCGTGGATTACGTAAATCTGCACGGCACGGGCACTGCGGCTAACGACGCGATGGAGGCCTTGGCTATGAGTGCCGCCCTACCCTTAACGCCCGCAAGCTCGTCAAAATGGGCAATCGGACACACCCTGGGCGCGGCGGGGGCGATCGAGCTTGCCGTCTGCTACGAGGCGATCAGACAGGGCGTGATCCCGCCGAATTTTACGAATGATAAAATTTGGGGCGGCTCGGAGGCTGAAATTTTTCGCGGCGCGCAGGCGCGGCACGGCGAGCAAAACGATGAAATTTTAAACAGCGCAAGCGATCAAATTTTATGCAGCTCGGGCGGTGAAATTCTTCAAAACGCGCAGGGTGAAATTTCAAAAAGCGGCGCGGATGAAATTTTGGCTGCATCTAAAGCTATGCAAGGCACGGACGATAAAATTTTAAAATACGCCGCTGATCAAACTTCGCAAACGAGCGAAATTCAGGCTGCGCTGTCTAAATTTAATCTCGCGTGCGAAGCCAAAAAAGCGCGCGTAGATACCGCGATGAATCTAAATTTTGCCTTCGGCGGCGACAACGCCGTAACCATAATAGGACGCGTATGA